A single Actinomycetota bacterium DNA region contains:
- a CDS encoding dihydroorotate dehydrogenase electron transfer subunit — protein sequence MCDLCETQQSRILPSLTEAVVIANEMITGKVGLMVLRAPAVAATVEPGQFVHLRVAKGRDFLLRRPFSVYRAFDETIHILYQVVGIGTSEMAEAKEGAKMDLIGPIGRGWKIPDRAKSALLVAGGVGAAPLAMLAERLSENGVSVSVALGALTADELYCLDLFRQTAQSVACCTDDGSTGIEGRVTIAASDMLSQGAFDVVYTCGPEVMQQAVVMLARKAAVPCQVSLERLMACGIGACLSCVVATKDGNKRACVDGPVFDADEVLWR from the coding sequence ATGTGTGATCTATGCGAGACGCAGCAAAGTCGCATACTACCGAGCCTCACAGAAGCGGTGGTTATTGCCAATGAGATGATCACCGGGAAAGTCGGACTCATGGTCTTGCGTGCTCCAGCTGTGGCCGCGACGGTTGAGCCGGGGCAGTTCGTTCATCTTCGAGTGGCCAAAGGCCGCGATTTTCTTTTGCGCCGCCCTTTTTCGGTCTATAGAGCTTTTGACGAGACGATTCACATTCTCTATCAGGTAGTCGGGATTGGCACGTCGGAGATGGCGGAAGCCAAGGAAGGCGCGAAAATGGACCTTATCGGCCCTATCGGCCGAGGATGGAAGATCCCTGACCGAGCCAAAAGCGCACTTCTCGTGGCGGGAGGTGTTGGCGCCGCGCCCCTGGCGATGCTGGCGGAGCGGCTTTCCGAAAATGGAGTCTCCGTGAGCGTTGCTCTCGGTGCTTTGACCGCCGATGAGCTCTACTGCCTCGACCTGTTTCGGCAAACAGCTCAATCGGTGGCCTGTTGTACCGATGACGGCTCGACCGGCATCGAAGGCAGGGTTACGATCGCCGCAAGCGATATGTTATCCCAGGGCGCCTTTGATGTTGTCTACACCTGCGGACCCGAAGTCATGCAGCAGGCAGTCGTCATGCTCGCTAGAAAAGCCGCAGTGCCGTGCCAGGTTTCACTGGAGCGCCTGATGGCTTGCGGGATCGGCGCTTGCCTTTCTTGTGTCGTTGCCAC
- the carB gene encoding carbamoyl-phosphate synthase large subunit yields MPRRDDIHKILVVGAGPIVIGQACEFDYSGSQACKVLREEGYEIVLVNSNPATIMTDPELAHRTYVEPVTPQFVAKVIERERPDALLPTLGGQTGLNCAVALAESGVLDEYGVELIGAKLDAIKMGEDRRLFAEAMGRIGLSVPRGGYAYSVHDAERVVEKIGMPVVIRPSFTLGGAGGGIAYNIEELREIVAGGIALSPRGEVLVEESVLGWKEYEMEVMRDRKDNVVIVCCIENFDPMGIHTGDSITVAPAQTLTDREYQKMRDASIAIMREIGVETGGSNVQFAVNPEDGKLVVIEMNPRVSRSSALASKATGFPIAKFAAKLAVGYTLDEISNDITKKTPASFEPSIDYTVVKVPRWAFEKFEGTDETLTTKMKSVGEVMAIGRTFEEALGKAMRSLENGRLGLGADGKDSICEHKFENMLSTPTEQRIFYIAEAFRRGKSVEDVHLLTRVDRWFLQKIESMVQVEGYIRRAGTLAEVDAELMCQAKQHGLGDAQIGWLLEASEDQVRQHRLELGVIPAFKAVDTCAAEFAAETPYFYKTYEAESETGPADAKGRIMILGAGPNRIGQGIEFDYCCVHAAYALGEAGFETIMVNCNPETVSTDYDTSDRLYFEPLTFEDVMDIIDVEKPIGVLVTFGGQTPLKLAQRLASAGVPILGTGPDAIDLAEDRKRFQALLDRLEIAYPPAGTAHTLQEAADVAASIGFPLLVRPSYVLGGRGMVIAYCEDYLERYMHEATVISPDHPVLLDRFLEGAIEVDVDAVCDTRDVYIGGVMEHIEEAGIHSGDSACCIPPFTLGQETIDLIRAHTRTLALELGVKGLMNIQFAVKDAAVYVIEVNPRASRTVPFVSKATGVPLAKIAARVMAGEMLSDMGLPADDRELEWFCVKEAVMPFGRFPGSDSVLGPEMKSTGEVMGIAKDFPSAYAKSQLAVDYSLPVGGKAFISVCDRDKRAVVPVARHLHALGFEILSTRGTARTLKAAGIPVIEVLKKHEGRPNILDALVNGEVQLVINTPFGQETRSDGYHIRTAAVQHGVTNITTMSAAQAAVGAIEAAKRGNLEVVALQDFQEAGVLDV; encoded by the coding sequence ATGCCGCGGCGTGACGACATACACAAGATTCTGGTTGTAGGCGCGGGCCCGATCGTCATAGGGCAGGCGTGCGAGTTTGACTACTCGGGCTCGCAGGCGTGCAAGGTTTTGCGTGAGGAAGGGTACGAGATAGTCCTGGTCAACAGCAATCCGGCAACGATCATGACCGACCCTGAACTTGCGCATCGCACTTACGTCGAGCCGGTGACTCCGCAGTTCGTCGCCAAGGTCATCGAGCGTGAGCGGCCGGATGCTCTTTTGCCGACCCTCGGCGGGCAGACGGGCCTGAACTGCGCTGTCGCTCTGGCGGAGTCAGGCGTTCTCGACGAGTACGGCGTCGAGCTTATCGGCGCGAAGCTGGATGCGATCAAGATGGGCGAGGACCGCAGGTTGTTTGCTGAGGCTATGGGTCGAATAGGTCTTTCCGTGCCTCGCGGCGGCTACGCTTACTCGGTTCACGATGCGGAGCGCGTGGTCGAGAAGATCGGCATGCCAGTTGTGATCAGGCCATCGTTTACGCTCGGCGGAGCAGGTGGCGGGATTGCGTACAACATTGAGGAGCTTCGCGAGATCGTGGCTGGAGGAATCGCGCTTTCGCCACGCGGAGAGGTGCTCGTCGAGGAGAGCGTGCTGGGCTGGAAGGAGTATGAGATGGAGGTGATGAGGGACCGCAAAGATAACGTTGTGATCGTGTGTTGCATCGAGAACTTCGATCCAATGGGGATTCATACCGGCGACTCCATCACCGTGGCGCCGGCCCAGACCCTGACCGATCGCGAGTATCAAAAGATGCGGGATGCGTCCATCGCGATCATGCGCGAGATAGGAGTGGAGACCGGCGGCAGCAACGTTCAATTCGCCGTGAACCCGGAAGACGGCAAGCTTGTCGTAATCGAGATGAATCCTCGTGTTTCGCGCTCAAGCGCTCTGGCCTCAAAAGCCACTGGTTTTCCCATCGCTAAATTCGCGGCGAAACTCGCTGTCGGGTATACGCTCGACGAGATTTCCAATGACATCACCAAAAAGACCCCTGCCAGCTTTGAGCCAAGCATCGACTATACGGTCGTCAAGGTGCCGAGATGGGCGTTTGAGAAGTTTGAGGGCACCGATGAGACCCTGACGACGAAGATGAAGTCGGTCGGCGAAGTGATGGCGATAGGTCGTACATTTGAAGAGGCGCTCGGAAAAGCAATGCGCTCGCTTGAGAATGGAAGACTTGGGCTGGGGGCGGATGGCAAGGATTCTATATGTGAGCACAAGTTCGAGAATATGCTCTCAACCCCGACAGAGCAGCGAATATTCTATATCGCCGAGGCCTTTCGCCGAGGTAAGTCGGTCGAGGATGTCCACCTGTTGACCAGGGTAGATAGGTGGTTTCTGCAGAAAATAGAATCTATGGTTCAAGTAGAGGGTTATATCAGGCGGGCCGGGACGCTGGCTGAAGTAGACGCTGAGCTTATGTGTCAGGCAAAACAGCACGGTCTTGGTGATGCCCAGATAGGGTGGTTACTCGAAGCTTCCGAGGACCAAGTCCGGCAACACAGGCTCGAGTTGGGTGTAATACCTGCCTTCAAAGCGGTTGACACCTGCGCGGCCGAGTTTGCGGCGGAAACACCATATTTCTACAAGACCTACGAGGCCGAGAGCGAGACCGGCCCCGCTGACGCTAAGGGCAGGATAATGATTCTTGGTGCCGGGCCGAATCGCATCGGCCAGGGAATCGAGTTCGATTACTGTTGCGTGCATGCTGCCTACGCCTTGGGCGAGGCGGGTTTTGAGACAATCATGGTCAACTGCAACCCGGAAACAGTCTCTACCGACTATGACACCAGCGACAGGCTGTACTTCGAACCCCTTACGTTTGAAGACGTCATGGACATAATCGACGTCGAGAAGCCCATCGGCGTGCTTGTGACCTTTGGCGGTCAGACTCCGCTGAAACTCGCGCAGAGATTGGCAAGCGCGGGAGTCCCCATCTTGGGCACCGGCCCGGATGCGATCGATCTTGCCGAGGATCGCAAGCGATTCCAGGCCCTTCTCGATAGGCTAGAGATTGCGTATCCTCCCGCAGGTACGGCTCACACTCTTCAGGAGGCCGCCGATGTCGCAGCTTCGATAGGCTTTCCTCTACTGGTCCGTCCCAGTTACGTGCTTGGCGGCCGTGGAATGGTTATCGCGTACTGTGAAGATTATCTCGAGCGATATATGCACGAAGCGACCGTAATCTCGCCAGATCACCCTGTGCTTCTCGACAGATTTCTTGAAGGGGCGATCGAGGTGGACGTGGACGCTGTTTGCGACACACGTGACGTCTACATCGGCGGTGTCATGGAGCACATCGAGGAGGCGGGAATCCACTCCGGAGATTCGGCCTGCTGCATACCGCCTTTCACGCTCGGTCAGGAGACGATCGATCTGATTCGCGCGCATACGCGCACGCTCGCGCTTGAGCTTGGCGTCAAAGGACTTATGAATATTCAGTTTGCGGTAAAGGATGCCGCGGTTTATGTCATCGAGGTAAATCCGCGGGCGAGCAGGACAGTGCCGTTCGTCAGCAAGGCTACGGGAGTTCCGTTGGCCAAGATCGCAGCGCGTGTAATGGCGGGCGAGATGCTCTCAGATATGGGTCTGCCAGCCGACGACCGTGAGCTGGAGTGGTTTTGCGTCAAGGAGGCGGTCATGCCATTCGGTAGATTTCCGGGCTCGGACAGCGTGCTTGGTCCCGAGATGAAGTCCACCGGTGAAGTGATGGGTATTGCCAAGGACTTTCCTTCGGCGTACGCCAAATCCCAGTTGGCTGTAGATTACTCGCTTCCTGTCGGCGGGAAAGCGTTTATTAGCGTGTGTGACAGAGACAAACGAGCGGTTGTCCCTGTCGCAAGGCATCTGCACGCGCTTGGGTTTGAGATTCTTTCGACCCGGGGAACCGCTCGAACCCTGAAAGCCGCCGGGATTCCAGTCATCGAGGTGCTAAAGAAACACGAAGGGCGCCCCAATATTTTGGATGCGTTGGTAAACGGCGAGGTTCAACTTGTGATCAACACGCCGTTCGGGCAAGAGACGCGTTCTGATGGATATCATATTCGCACCGCTGCGGTACAGCACGGGGTAACCAACATAACGACCATGTCGGCCGCCCAGGCGGCTGTAGGAGCGATTGAGGCCGCAAAGCGAGGTAACCTTGAAGTTGTCGCTTTGCAGGACTTCCAGGAGGCAGGCGTGCTCGATGTGTGA
- a CDS encoding universal stress protein has translation MLRNVLIPVGLSEEDELVVDFAKGLYESGARRLIIAHTVDASGMEGPIIARAIDKALLELRKVASRLPASGMDVELRIATGDPVAEMVALAAEAGIDSVVCGTHAKDLLTKLIAGSVSEQIALEATVPTMLIRYDLLRDRAEPSELASAFGRRVLIPTDFTPSATRAFITATAMEKGLLEAVHIVHVITEALEPEAMAEAQQEAYSRVEGLVRTASGSGIEVSAVVMHGDPVDVILGQAKKTGATGIMLGRKDAGPLRAISVSPGATAMGLISGAECPVVFVP, from the coding sequence ATGTTGCGTAATGTCCTGATTCCAGTGGGTCTGAGCGAGGAAGACGAGCTCGTAGTAGATTTCGCCAAAGGATTGTATGAGTCGGGTGCCCGTAGATTGATCATCGCCCACACTGTGGATGCAAGTGGCATGGAGGGTCCGATTATCGCAAGAGCGATAGACAAAGCTCTTCTGGAGCTGCGGAAAGTGGCATCGCGCCTGCCGGCGAGCGGGATGGACGTTGAGCTTCGTATAGCAACCGGAGATCCTGTTGCCGAGATGGTGGCGCTCGCCGCCGAGGCGGGGATCGACAGTGTTGTATGCGGCACGCATGCCAAGGATTTGCTGACCAAACTCATCGCTGGTTCCGTCTCCGAACAGATAGCACTGGAAGCGACGGTTCCGACGATGCTGATTCGTTACGACCTCCTTCGCGACCGAGCCGAGCCAAGCGAACTTGCCTCGGCATTTGGTCGCAGGGTGCTCATTCCCACTGACTTTACGCCCTCAGCCACAAGGGCCTTTATCACCGCTACCGCGATGGAAAAAGGGCTGCTGGAAGCGGTGCATATCGTGCATGTGATCACTGAAGCACTGGAGCCGGAGGCAATGGCCGAAGCGCAGCAGGAAGCATACTCCCGGGTGGAGGGGCTTGTCAGAACCGCATCGGGTTCGGGGATAGAGGTTAGCGCAGTAGTTATGCACGGAGATCCTGTCGATGTAATTCTCGGCCAGGCGAAAAAGACGGGTGCTACCGGCATCATGTTGGGGCGCAAGGACGCTGGTCCGCTACGCGCGATTTCGGTTTCTCCAGGCGCCACGGCGATGGGGTTGATCAGCGGCGCTGAGTGCCCGGTTGTGTTTGTTCCATAG
- the carA gene encoding glutamine-hydrolyzing carbamoyl-phosphate synthase small subunit — protein MKIPAAVLALEDGTVYEGRSCGASGEASGEVVFNTSLTGYQEILTDPSYAGQIITMTMPHIGNYGVNGADMESRGVFARGLVVRSMCETPSNWRSEESLPHFLVRHNVVAIEGIDTRSLTKRIREVGAMKAIVSTTDFDPDSLVAKARKSPGLVGRDLVSEVAVSAPYTWGMPVPGGGVPVDLGNLPDPVRYRVVAFDSGIKYNILRCLANAGCEVIVVPPKTSASAVRELKPQGLFFANGPGDPAAVDFLYSTLQELLGEVPVFGICLGHQMLSLALGCTTYKLKYGHRGGNQPVMNLLSGEVEITSQNHGFCVDFSSIGPLIAEESGGLAHDCGDIASWVASRVAPVVASSRFGRVQLTHVNLNDMTVEGIRLLDIPAFSVQYHPEAAPGPHDSKYLFEVFTRMMDGDENPWVARNQGDLDVA, from the coding sequence ATGAAGATTCCCGCCGCTGTACTGGCGCTCGAGGACGGCACCGTATATGAGGGTCGCTCTTGCGGCGCTTCCGGCGAGGCTTCCGGCGAGGTTGTTTTCAACACCTCGCTTACCGGCTATCAGGAGATCCTGACGGATCCAAGTTATGCCGGGCAGATCATCACGATGACGATGCCGCACATAGGAAACTATGGCGTCAACGGAGCTGATATGGAGTCTCGCGGTGTTTTCGCCCGAGGGCTTGTAGTTCGCTCGATGTGCGAGACGCCGAGCAATTGGCGCTCGGAAGAGTCTCTCCCGCACTTTCTGGTGCGTCACAACGTGGTTGCGATCGAGGGCATCGACACCAGGAGTCTTACCAAGCGGATTCGCGAAGTCGGCGCCATGAAGGCGATAGTGTCGACGACTGACTTTGACCCGGACTCACTGGTGGCCAAAGCTCGCAAATCGCCAGGACTTGTCGGCAGGGATCTTGTCTCGGAGGTCGCGGTAAGCGCGCCATATACCTGGGGCATGCCTGTCCCGGGAGGAGGAGTTCCCGTCGATCTGGGTAACCTGCCTGATCCTGTCCGGTATCGGGTGGTCGCGTTTGACTCGGGAATCAAGTACAACATCTTGCGATGCCTTGCCAATGCCGGCTGTGAGGTTATCGTGGTTCCGCCAAAAACGAGCGCTTCGGCAGTTCGGGAGCTAAAGCCACAAGGCCTCTTCTTTGCCAATGGACCTGGGGATCCGGCCGCTGTGGATTTCCTCTACTCGACGCTTCAGGAGCTTCTCGGCGAAGTGCCTGTTTTCGGCATATGCCTCGGTCATCAGATGCTCTCCCTCGCACTGGGATGCACGACATATAAGCTCAAGTACGGCCATCGCGGCGGCAATCAGCCTGTGATGAACCTGCTCTCCGGTGAGGTCGAGATTACCAGCCAGAACCACGGATTTTGCGTGGATTTCTCCTCGATAGGGCCGCTAATCGCCGAGGAAAGCGGCGGCCTTGCTCATGACTGCGGAGACATCGCGTCTTGGGTCGCATCCCGAGTCGCTCCTGTTGTCGCATCGAGCCGCTTCGGGCGTGTTCAGCTTACGCATGTCAATCTCAACGACATGACTGTCGAGGGCATCAGGTTACTCGATATTCCGGCTTTTTCGGTGCAGTACCACCCCGAGGCTGCGCCAGGGCCACACGACTCAAAGTACCTGTTTGAGGTCTTCACACGAATGATGGATGGGGACGAAAACCCCTGGGTTGCGAGAAATCAAGGTGATCTCGATGTTGCGTAA
- a CDS encoding dihydroorotase: MALLLKGGRVVDPQVGLDGVMDVVVCDGVIVEVGEYLEIPKGEVIDCSGKLVLPGLVDLHVHLREPGREDVETIESGTRAAARGGFTAVCAMPNTSSAIDTGSKVRFVIERALERGLVRVHPIGACTVGQQGQALAEIADMIAEGAVGFSDDGRGIQSAGMMRRAMDYAKAFGTTVISHCEDESLAGKGVVNEGVVSTLLGLSGQPAAAEDVMVARDIRLAELTGCRLHLAHLSTKESAELVRQAKARGVKVTAEVTPHHLFLDESALSSEYDTNLKMNPPLRTPEDRQALIEALIDGTIDCVATDHAPHAAHEKEREFELAPFGITGLETALPLVITHLIRPGLLSWPDFARALAVAPRMALGLPEVKVAAGFSADITVIDPEAKVEVEAESFESKSVNSPFIGERLFGKATEVLVGGRLALRSGEVVPR; encoded by the coding sequence GTGGCTCTACTGCTTAAGGGTGGACGTGTTGTAGACCCTCAGGTTGGACTTGACGGCGTCATGGATGTGGTCGTGTGTGACGGCGTTATCGTAGAGGTGGGCGAATATCTTGAAATCCCGAAAGGCGAAGTGATCGATTGCTCGGGAAAGCTGGTGCTCCCGGGACTCGTCGACCTCCATGTTCATCTTCGCGAGCCTGGCCGGGAGGATGTGGAGACGATCGAAAGCGGAACACGCGCCGCGGCGCGAGGAGGCTTTACGGCAGTTTGCGCGATGCCCAATACCTCCTCGGCGATAGATACCGGCTCGAAAGTACGCTTTGTCATCGAGCGCGCCCTAGAGCGCGGTCTTGTCCGGGTTCATCCCATCGGTGCCTGTACGGTAGGACAGCAGGGCCAGGCGCTTGCCGAGATCGCCGACATGATCGCGGAGGGAGCCGTAGGGTTTAGCGATGATGGGCGCGGCATCCAAAGTGCCGGCATGATGCGCAGAGCCATGGATTACGCGAAAGCGTTCGGCACGACGGTCATCAGTCACTGCGAAGATGAGTCGCTCGCCGGGAAAGGCGTGGTCAACGAAGGAGTTGTTTCGACCCTGCTGGGCTTGAGCGGTCAGCCCGCCGCCGCCGAAGATGTGATGGTCGCGCGTGACATTCGTCTCGCCGAGCTGACGGGGTGTCGACTTCATCTCGCGCATCTGTCGACGAAGGAAAGCGCCGAGCTTGTTCGGCAGGCCAAGGCCAGGGGCGTGAAGGTGACCGCCGAAGTGACTCCGCATCATCTGTTTCTCGATGAGAGCGCGCTAAGCTCAGAGTACGATACCAACCTAAAGATGAATCCTCCCTTGAGGACACCGGAAGATAGGCAGGCGCTTATCGAAGCCCTCATTGACGGCACCATCGATTGCGTGGCGACTGATCACGCTCCGCATGCGGCTCATGAGAAGGAGCGCGAATTCGAGCTGGCTCCATTCGGAATCACGGGTCTGGAAACCGCGCTTCCCTTAGTGATCACGCATTTGATCCGGCCGGGTTTGCTGAGCTGGCCTGATTTCGCCAGAGCGCTCGCTGTCGCTCCGCGGATGGCTCTTGGTCTGCCCGAGGTCAAGGTAGCCGCGGGCTTCTCGGCGGATATCACCGTTATTGATCCTGAGGCTAAGGTAGAAGTTGAGGCAGAGTCTTTCGAGAGCAAATCCGTCAATTCGCCATTTATTGGCGAGCGACTTTTTGGCAAGGCCACAGAGGTCCTAGTTGGAGGAAGGCTTGCTTTGAGAAGCGGAGAGGTAGTTCCAAGATGA
- a CDS encoding aspartate carbamoyltransferase catalytic subunit encodes MLSCRHITAVEDMTTEDILVILDTAESFLEVNQRRIKKLPTLRGRTIVNLFLEPSTRTRTSFEIAAKRLSADAINISGSASATVKGESLRDTAQTLSAMACDLVVVRHAYAGAASILAQCMDSQVINGGDGKHQHPTQALLDLFTIRKKMDRLDGLKVGIVGDIANSRVARSLVPALKAVGASAVLVGPPTLMPSRPTALGAEVSFSLDEVLDDLDVVYLLRIQMERSEQAAFPSIREYAKLYAINSARLNRMKPGALLMHPGPMNRGVEVSSDVADSARSVVLDQVTAGVAVRMAVMYLMLGGSDSGSTA; translated from the coding sequence TTGCTTAGCTGCAGACATATCACCGCAGTCGAGGATATGACCACCGAGGATATTTTGGTAATCCTCGACACAGCTGAATCTTTTCTCGAAGTCAATCAGCGCAGGATCAAGAAGCTTCCAACGCTGAGAGGGAGGACGATAGTCAATCTGTTTCTCGAGCCCTCTACCCGCACGAGGACAAGTTTTGAGATAGCGGCGAAGCGCCTCAGCGCGGACGCGATCAATATCTCCGGTTCCGCCAGTGCTACGGTGAAGGGGGAGTCGTTGCGCGATACGGCGCAAACGCTCTCCGCGATGGCCTGCGATCTTGTGGTCGTAAGGCACGCCTACGCCGGCGCGGCCAGTATACTGGCGCAGTGCATGGACTCTCAAGTGATAAATGGCGGCGACGGGAAGCATCAACATCCCACTCAGGCACTGCTCGATCTTTTCACTATACGCAAAAAGATGGATCGCCTTGATGGGCTGAAGGTGGGCATTGTTGGCGACATCGCCAATTCGCGCGTGGCAAGATCGCTTGTTCCCGCGCTGAAGGCGGTGGGAGCCTCGGCCGTCCTTGTTGGTCCTCCGACACTGATGCCTTCTCGTCCGACCGCACTTGGTGCCGAGGTGTCCTTCTCCCTCGACGAGGTGTTGGACGATCTCGATGTCGTATATTTACTACGGATACAGATGGAGCGAAGTGAACAGGCGGCGTTTCCCAGTATCAGGGAGTACGCAAAGCTGTACGCGATCAACTCGGCGCGGCTCAATCGTATGAAGCCGGGGGCGCTGCTGATGCATCCCGGTCCGATGAACCGCGGCGTTGAAGTGTCTTCCGATGTTGCGGACAGTGCTCGATCGGTCGTTCTCGACCAGGTCACTGCGGGTGTCGCGGTTCGTATGGCGGTGATGTACCTGATGCTGGGAGGTTCCGATAGTGGCTCTACTGCTTAA
- the pyrR gene encoding bifunctional pyr operon transcriptional regulator/uracil phosphoribosyltransferase PyrR produces the protein MGYRIKAVVMDADAIERAITRIAHEVLEQNKGAEDIAVVGILTRGARLAERLSRKIFEIEGARIPTGSLDISFYRDDVGVRLNPEVHRTEIPFQVEGRNIVLVDDVLFTGRTIRAAMDAIMDYGRPGSIKLAVLVDRGHRELPIRADFAGKNIPSSRKEKVQVSLSETDGRDVVEILEVTREGA, from the coding sequence ATGGGGTATCGCATCAAAGCGGTGGTGATGGATGCGGATGCTATCGAACGCGCGATTACCCGGATAGCACATGAGGTGCTGGAGCAGAACAAGGGCGCCGAAGACATCGCGGTGGTAGGGATTTTGACCAGGGGAGCCCGGCTCGCCGAGCGTCTCTCGCGAAAGATATTCGAAATCGAGGGAGCCAGAATACCGACTGGCTCGCTGGACATCTCCTTTTATAGAGACGATGTCGGCGTGCGCCTCAATCCAGAAGTACACCGTACCGAAATTCCCTTTCAGGTTGAGGGCAGAAACATAGTGTTAGTCGACGATGTGCTCTTTACGGGCAGGACTATCCGCGCCGCGATGGACGCGATCATGGATTACGGTCGCCCGGGGTCGATCAAGTTGGCCGTACTTGTTGACCGCGGCCACAGAGAGCTTCCGATTAGGGCGGACTTTGCCGGCAAGAACATCCCTTCAAGCCGGAAGGAAAAAGTCCAGGTCTCATTGAGCGAGACAGATGGACGCGATGTCGTGGAAATTCTCGAAGTGACACGGGAAGGGGCGTGA